The following are encoded in a window of Pelagicoccus sp. SDUM812003 genomic DNA:
- a CDS encoding cupin domain-containing protein gives MNIVTIRNCPESIAPDLAVAKEFMSPRVSGLANLSIAEITIPPGVTIKKHYHRESEEVYQVVSGSGVMFLDGESKALHSGQSVAIKVGQWHRIANPSDRPLVMIVTCSPPWRAEDQVFEEGPEET, from the coding sequence GTGAACATCGTAACCATAAGGAACTGCCCGGAATCCATCGCTCCCGATCTCGCGGTCGCGAAGGAATTCATGTCGCCTCGCGTATCAGGCCTGGCAAACTTAAGCATTGCGGAAATCACCATTCCTCCGGGAGTGACCATCAAGAAGCACTACCATCGGGAAAGCGAGGAGGTCTATCAGGTCGTCTCGGGATCGGGAGTGATGTTTTTGGACGGAGAATCAAAAGCGCTGCACAGCGGACAATCCGTCGCCATCAAGGTTGGACAATGGCATCGCATCGCAAATCCAAGCGATCGGCCGTTGGTGATGATCGTGACTTGCTCGCCGCCCTGGCGGGCGGAGGACCAGGTCTTCGAGGAGGGGCCTGAGGAAACGTGA
- a CDS encoding DMT family transporter — MNQALANPKSRGAALVLLAGVCWGFHGVLIKFAYAMGASFMEVFLSEGIVASVVFAFLLRRSKSVQLPQSAKEWAWLALAGVTSLGVGSFLFLSFSLGPVAIGATLLFLYLPQIYLFSILSSRHAFRWSQLASVIILLLGAAIATDALSVFQGLESKGALLAGFAASVCYATIFLITPRISQHSSATFRSLFLSLANVLGSLLVLSSLPITRGEISSEPISFVALALVLGFVGQAIPIIAMMKGIPLAGSSLSGVLASTELPIAVISSALILDEAITLQRGAGVVLVFLGIVLFNLRSSK; from the coding sequence GTGAATCAGGCCCTAGCGAATCCGAAATCACGAGGAGCTGCCTTGGTCCTCCTTGCGGGCGTCTGCTGGGGCTTTCATGGCGTTCTGATAAAGTTCGCCTACGCCATGGGCGCGTCCTTCATGGAGGTGTTTCTCTCCGAGGGCATCGTCGCGAGCGTCGTATTCGCTTTTCTGTTACGTCGTTCAAAGTCGGTCCAGCTTCCTCAATCGGCTAAGGAATGGGCCTGGCTCGCTTTAGCCGGCGTTACCTCTCTCGGCGTCGGCAGCTTTCTGTTTCTATCGTTTAGCCTGGGTCCAGTAGCGATCGGAGCTACGCTGCTCTTTCTCTACCTGCCACAAATCTACCTGTTCTCGATTCTGAGCTCGCGCCACGCGTTTCGATGGAGCCAGTTGGCATCGGTCATCATTCTGCTACTTGGAGCCGCTATCGCCACCGACGCCCTATCCGTTTTCCAAGGACTCGAGTCAAAAGGAGCCTTGCTAGCAGGATTCGCCGCTTCGGTCTGCTACGCGACGATCTTTCTCATCACCCCTCGCATCAGCCAGCATTCCTCCGCCACCTTCCGCTCGCTCTTCCTATCGCTGGCGAACGTGCTCGGCAGCCTGCTGGTGCTTTCGAGCCTGCCCATCACTCGCGGAGAAATCAGCAGCGAGCCCATCTCCTTCGTCGCTCTAGCGCTTGTATTGGGATTCGTGGGACAGGCCATACCGATCATTGCGATGATGAAAGGCATCCCGCTGGCGGGCTCCAGCCTTTCCGGCGTGCTTGCTTCCACAGAGCTTCCGATCGCAGTGATCTCTTCTGCCCTCATCCTCGACGAAGCCATCACGCTCCAGCGAGGAGCAGGGGTGGTTTTGGTTTTTCTCGGCATCGTTCTCTTCAACCTTCGTTCCTCCAAATGA
- the uraD gene encoding 2-oxo-4-hydroxy-4-carboxy-5-ureidoimidazoline decarboxylase: protein MSRISLAELNALPGPEYLFRLGELYEYSPWVVEESCGRRPFASLKAMQATLESIIYGATQAEQLSLLRAHPDLAAKIEQVASLTEFSRGEQTRAGFAELPAAQLKELRFKLEAYRERFAHPFILCVSEHNASETLPILGARLEASIDSERIACLAQVARIGWHRLSKLVTTEPLQS, encoded by the coding sequence ATGAGCCGGATCTCACTCGCTGAACTCAACGCCCTGCCAGGCCCGGAGTACCTCTTTCGCTTAGGCGAACTCTACGAATACTCCCCCTGGGTGGTGGAGGAATCCTGCGGCCGGCGGCCCTTCGCTAGCCTGAAAGCCATGCAAGCCACGCTGGAAAGCATCATCTACGGAGCCACCCAAGCGGAGCAGCTTTCCCTTTTGCGAGCCCACCCGGACCTAGCGGCCAAGATAGAGCAGGTCGCTTCACTGACCGAATTTTCGCGCGGCGAGCAAACCCGAGCTGGGTTCGCGGAGCTCCCGGCGGCCCAGCTTAAGGAGCTGCGATTCAAGCTCGAAGCCTACCGCGAACGCTTTGCACACCCGTTTATCCTTTGCGTGAGCGAGCACAACGCTAGCGAAACGCTGCCGATACTGGGCGCTCGCCTGGAAGCTTCGATCGATTCCGAGCGCATCGCCTGCCTTGCTCAAGTGGCCCGAATCGGCTGGCACCGCCTGAGCAAACTTGTAACCACCGAACCCCTACAATCATGA
- the uraH gene encoding hydroxyisourate hydrolase, translating to MSGKLSTHVLDNYHGRPAQGVYWKLSRLSAENQWEEMSEGQTNADGRTDGPLLADGALTTGRYRLSFKIDHYYADSKVPLPSTPFLDVISIEVNLQAGERYHVPLLMTPWSYSTYRGS from the coding sequence ATGAGCGGAAAACTGAGCACACACGTCCTCGACAACTACCACGGAAGACCGGCCCAAGGCGTCTATTGGAAACTCTCGCGACTCTCCGCAGAGAATCAATGGGAGGAAATGAGCGAGGGACAGACCAACGCCGACGGTCGCACCGACGGGCCCTTGCTCGCAGACGGGGCTCTGACCACCGGTCGATACCGCTTGAGTTTCAAAATCGACCACTACTACGCCGACTCCAAAGTCCCTCTTCCTTCGACTCCGTTCCTCGACGTCATTTCCATCGAAGTCAATTTGCAGGCGGGTGAACGCTACCATGTGCCATTGCTCATGACTCCTTGGAGCTATTCAACCTACCGGGGAAGCTAA
- a CDS encoding M20 family metallo-hydrolase gives MRPDPRDVVFQKLLERIEILGTISSSDHCLTRIFLSREMDTASRLIQSWMNSAGLITQVDGMQNVVGSWPSENAQSPSLHIGSHYDTVINAGKYDGTLGLLLSIAAVELLQQEGYQPRHFINVLGFCDEEGIRFSSTFLGSSYLCGAFDLGMLHRKDRDGITMGAALEARGFDTSSINRPPALIQEDDIFLETHIEQGPILESLDLPLGVVDGIAAQMRIKISLTGKSGHAGTTPFPMRKDALVAASEMILAVETLFAQNPNARATVGYLNNQPNAINAISGEVDFTIDLRHPVTAGLNALFEKLESDLRRIARNRSIEMEIDVMQRTESIECDRDVQKAISKCISRHQKRLTSFTSGAGHDTLKIAQTCRAGMMFVRCRDGLSHHPDEYTDPSDIRSALDAWVDVIREIDQNFPSKKAASSMEQKPVTQSSRS, from the coding sequence ATGAGACCCGATCCCAGAGACGTCGTCTTTCAAAAATTGCTCGAGCGTATTGAGATACTCGGCACAATCAGCTCGTCGGACCATTGCTTGACACGCATATTCCTGTCACGAGAGATGGATACAGCCTCCCGACTCATTCAGTCTTGGATGAATTCGGCCGGCTTGATCACACAGGTGGATGGCATGCAGAACGTGGTCGGCTCCTGGCCCTCCGAAAACGCCCAGTCTCCCTCCCTACACATCGGATCCCACTACGACACCGTGATCAACGCCGGGAAATACGATGGCACGCTGGGTCTGTTGCTGAGCATCGCTGCGGTGGAATTGCTTCAACAGGAAGGCTATCAGCCTCGCCATTTCATCAACGTGCTCGGCTTCTGCGACGAGGAAGGGATCCGATTCAGCTCGACCTTCCTAGGCAGCAGCTACTTATGCGGCGCATTCGATCTTGGCATGCTCCACCGCAAGGATCGAGACGGTATCACCATGGGCGCAGCTTTGGAGGCCCGCGGGTTTGATACGAGCTCCATCAATCGACCACCCGCCCTAATCCAGGAAGACGACATATTTCTGGAGACGCATATCGAGCAAGGTCCGATTCTCGAGTCCCTCGACTTGCCGCTGGGAGTCGTCGACGGGATCGCCGCCCAGATGCGTATCAAAATTTCGCTGACAGGAAAGTCAGGCCACGCAGGCACCACTCCTTTCCCGATGCGAAAAGACGCTTTGGTGGCGGCCTCGGAAATGATCCTCGCTGTCGAAACCCTTTTCGCCCAAAACCCAAACGCTCGGGCCACGGTCGGCTACCTAAACAATCAGCCCAACGCGATCAACGCCATTTCAGGAGAAGTCGATTTCACCATCGATCTCCGGCATCCCGTCACTGCCGGACTCAACGCCTTGTTCGAAAAGCTTGAAAGCGATCTTCGCCGCATCGCCAGAAATCGCTCCATCGAGATGGAGATCGATGTCATGCAGCGGACCGAGTCCATCGAATGCGATCGCGACGTGCAGAAGGCTATCAGCAAGTGCATCAGTCGACACCAGAAACGACTGACCAGCTTCACCAGCGGAGCGGGACACGATACGCTGAAGATCGCTCAAACCTGCCGAGCAGGCATGATGTTCGTACGCTGCCGCGACGGGTTGAGTCACCACCCGGATGAATACACCGACCCTAGCGACATCCGTTCCGCCCTCGATGCATGGGTGGATGTCATTCGCGAAATCGATCAAAACTTCCCATCGAAAAAAGCCGCGAGCAGCATGGAGCAAAAGCCCGTGACGCAATCAAGCCGATCATGA
- the allB gene encoding allantoinase AllB, with the protein MIDLCIHNVTTYIDGSWRTSSLSVDAGKIVSFDRERARLVVDAEGKRCLPGAVDLHVHFNEPGRTHWEGFATGALAAAAGGATFVVEMPLNSIPSTVSTQDLATKLSAIASKSMIDFGLWGGLVPGNVNQIAPLAKAGVAGFKAFMSPSGTDDFQNSDYATLKAGMKEIAHTGKLLAIHAEDPQVLDTVDFAGRTRISAFDWEYSRPVEAEIKAVEIAMELSQETGCPIHIVHVSSPAVLDRIALGKQAGVKVTCETCPHYLLLSTEDAHRIGPNAKCAPPLRPEETRLALWQALDQGKLDTIGSDHSPCPPDMKTGSPFYDAWGGISGLQHGLPLLWNFGRQDEARFAKLISLTCAQPSALISLPNKGALKIGYDADFVLVEELPSPLSIDADSLLYRHRHSAYCGLKTRYRISETWQRGRCLLRDGKAVAPPAGTFIAFN; encoded by the coding sequence ATGATCGACCTCTGTATTCATAACGTTACGACATACATCGACGGCTCCTGGAGGACCTCGAGCTTGAGCGTCGATGCAGGAAAGATCGTTTCCTTCGATCGCGAACGGGCTCGTCTGGTCGTGGACGCCGAGGGCAAGCGCTGTCTTCCTGGAGCAGTCGACCTGCATGTTCATTTCAACGAGCCTGGTCGAACCCATTGGGAAGGCTTCGCCACCGGGGCACTAGCAGCAGCTGCCGGAGGGGCCACCTTCGTAGTGGAGATGCCGCTCAATAGCATCCCGTCCACCGTATCCACGCAGGATCTCGCGACCAAGCTCTCCGCGATCGCGTCGAAGTCCATGATCGACTTCGGCCTCTGGGGTGGGCTAGTGCCAGGAAACGTCAATCAAATCGCGCCACTGGCCAAGGCGGGCGTGGCGGGCTTCAAGGCATTCATGTCGCCCAGCGGAACCGATGATTTTCAGAACAGCGACTACGCCACCTTGAAAGCGGGCATGAAGGAGATCGCTCACACGGGCAAGCTCCTCGCCATCCACGCGGAGGATCCCCAGGTTTTGGATACAGTGGACTTTGCAGGACGAACGCGCATCAGCGCCTTCGACTGGGAGTACTCGCGTCCGGTAGAGGCGGAGATCAAAGCAGTGGAAATCGCCATGGAGCTCTCCCAGGAAACGGGCTGTCCGATCCACATCGTGCACGTCAGCTCGCCAGCGGTGCTCGATCGCATCGCCCTCGGCAAGCAGGCGGGAGTGAAGGTCACCTGCGAAACCTGTCCCCATTATCTGCTGCTTTCCACCGAAGACGCCCATCGCATCGGCCCCAACGCAAAGTGCGCCCCTCCGCTTCGACCGGAGGAGACTCGCCTCGCACTATGGCAGGCTCTGGATCAGGGAAAACTGGACACCATCGGCTCCGACCACTCGCCCTGCCCGCCCGACATGAAGACGGGAAGCCCGTTCTACGACGCTTGGGGCGGCATCAGCGGATTGCAGCACGGTCTGCCCCTTCTGTGGAATTTCGGGCGCCAAGACGAGGCGCGATTCGCGAAGTTGATTAGCCTAACCTGCGCCCAGCCCAGCGCCCTGATCAGCCTACCTAATAAAGGCGCTCTTAAAATCGGCTACGACGCCGACTTCGTCCTGGTGGAAGAGCTCCCTTCCCCTCTGAGCATCGATGCAGATAGTCTGCTCTATCGCCATCGCCATAGCGCCTACTGCGGCCTGAAAACTCGGTACAGGATAAGCGAAACCTGGCAACGCGGTCGCTGCCTGCTTCGCGATGGGAAAGCGGTGGCCCCGCCCGCAGGTACCTTCATAGCCTTTAACTAG
- a CDS encoding 2OG-Fe(II) oxygenase family protein, with protein sequence MENAIPIVDFSGMLGDSIERRKAVAREVDRCAREVGFMYLKNFGIAPETFEALRDTAHRFFSANQDLKERYLFDQRLNFGYHAIGKEGLDPSKPKDQKESFTMRDVSSIVRHADLWPSLLFRQVTADFYHDCRRLAERLMSAFAMALDLPEDFFTDKHSGRTQTLRLLHYPPSETHEEGQLGAGAHTDYGTLTLLYQDNTGGLEVMSQTGEWLPAPPLPGTIVINTGDLLARWTNDVYRSTAHRVQVRPSAAKSGRLSIAFFSDPDPDVVIDPLPSCISEDNPSRYAAITAEEHINAKIAATN encoded by the coding sequence ATGGAAAATGCCATCCCCATCGTAGACTTCAGCGGAATGCTCGGCGACTCGATCGAGCGTCGAAAAGCGGTCGCAAGAGAGGTAGACCGCTGCGCTCGCGAGGTCGGTTTCATGTATTTGAAAAACTTCGGCATCGCGCCGGAAACCTTCGAAGCGCTGCGCGACACCGCGCATCGATTCTTCAGCGCGAACCAGGATCTCAAGGAACGCTACCTTTTCGATCAGCGCCTCAACTTTGGCTACCATGCCATCGGCAAGGAGGGGCTCGATCCGAGCAAGCCGAAAGATCAAAAGGAGTCCTTCACAATGAGGGATGTATCCAGCATTGTGAGACACGCCGACCTGTGGCCAAGCCTGCTGTTCCGTCAGGTTACGGCTGATTTCTACCATGATTGCCGTCGCCTCGCGGAACGACTCATGAGCGCCTTCGCCATGGCGCTCGATCTACCGGAGGATTTCTTCACCGACAAGCACAGCGGACGCACCCAAACCTTGCGTCTGCTCCACTACCCTCCGAGCGAAACCCACGAAGAGGGCCAGCTCGGAGCTGGAGCCCACACGGACTACGGAACGCTCACCCTGCTCTATCAAGACAACACAGGCGGACTGGAGGTCATGAGCCAAACCGGAGAGTGGCTGCCAGCGCCTCCCCTGCCGGGAACGATCGTCATCAATACCGGCGACCTGCTCGCGCGATGGACCAACGACGTCTACCGCTCGACTGCCCACCGCGTTCAAGTCCGCCCCTCCGCCGCGAAGAGCGGCCGACTATCGATCGCCTTTTTCAGCGATCCTGATCCGGACGTAGTTATAGACCCACTACCGTCCTGCATTAGCGAGGACAACCCCTCTCGCTACGCCGCAATCACCGCAGAGGAACACATCAACGCCAAGATCGCCGCGACCAACTGA
- a CDS encoding nucleoside deaminase: MTRKQMLSHLRACNEVAAIAVANGNHPFGAVLVAPDDEEILLTQGNVDTVRHAETELSRYASSLFPSDYLWNCTLVSSFEPCAMCSGTLYWANIGQLVYGVSEKRLLEVTGSDDRNPTLSLTCRNVLRSGQKRIKIHGPFPEIEDELLSLHADFWHH, translated from the coding sequence ATGACTCGAAAGCAAATGCTATCCCACCTGCGAGCCTGCAACGAAGTCGCAGCTATCGCCGTCGCCAACGGAAACCACCCATTCGGCGCAGTGCTGGTCGCTCCGGACGACGAGGAGATCCTGCTCACCCAGGGAAACGTCGACACCGTGCGCCACGCTGAAACCGAGCTTTCTCGCTACGCGTCCAGCCTTTTCCCCAGCGACTACCTCTGGAACTGCACTTTGGTCAGCAGCTTCGAACCCTGCGCCATGTGCTCGGGCACGCTGTACTGGGCGAACATCGGACAGCTCGTCTATGGCGTATCCGAAAAACGGTTGCTAGAGGTCACCGGTTCCGACGATCGAAACCCCACGCTGAGCCTCACCTGCCGAAACGTTTTACGCTCGGGACAAAAACGCATCAAAATCCACGGACCGTTTCCCGAGATCGAAGACGAACTGCTCTCGCTGCACGCCGATTTCTGGCACCATTGA
- a CDS encoding queuosine precursor transporter, protein MSRESKYLVLFGFYVGFWGMLQSLTVKLVPLDLAWMGLGTLAFSYGSFVHALTFPCTDAVAEIWGAKRARSMVYMGVVVYLFCTLMLFIGVQLPPAEGWENNEAYRVLFQGAPRIVAGSLVATMVAQLWDIYVFEWVKRKTGQRYLWLRNNASTFGSQLLDTSIFYVIAFYGVIPNEVLPKVILGSYLLKMLVAIVDTPMVYLIVRWITGSWTAKGDVESVC, encoded by the coding sequence ATGAGTCGCGAAAGCAAATACCTCGTCCTGTTTGGCTTTTACGTCGGCTTCTGGGGGATGCTCCAGAGTCTGACGGTGAAGCTGGTCCCCTTGGATCTTGCCTGGATGGGGCTGGGAACTTTGGCCTTTAGCTATGGTTCGTTCGTGCACGCTCTCACCTTTCCCTGCACCGATGCGGTCGCGGAGATCTGGGGAGCCAAGCGGGCTCGTTCCATGGTCTACATGGGGGTGGTCGTCTACCTCTTTTGCACGCTGATGCTTTTCATAGGCGTGCAGCTGCCACCCGCCGAAGGCTGGGAAAACAACGAGGCGTATCGAGTCCTGTTCCAGGGAGCCCCTCGTATCGTAGCCGGGTCCCTAGTGGCCACGATGGTAGCCCAGCTTTGGGATATCTATGTATTCGAATGGGTGAAACGAAAAACAGGCCAGCGATACCTCTGGCTGCGAAACAACGCGTCGACCTTCGGTTCCCAGCTTTTGGATACATCGATTTTCTACGTCATCGCGTTCTACGGCGTGATTCCCAACGAGGTGTTGCCGAAGGTGATTCTCGGATCCTATCTGCTCAAGATGCTTGTCGCCATCGTGGATACGCCGATGGTCTACCTGATCGTGCGCTGGATCACTGGGTCCTGGACAGCCAAAGGCGATGTGGAAAGCGTGTGCTAG
- a CDS encoding solute carrier family 23 protein, whose protein sequence is MPAPKALLAGFQQVIAMFVGCITPVLIFCSVVDVSDADQRYMISMALFASGVGTFLQAKRFGMIGSGLLSVNGTSFAYVDLLLRAGSEGGVPLACGMALAAVPVQFALAFFLPKLRSIISPLVAGIVVLIIGLDLIPVAGYYIAGDLGEGISWSVNASIASLVVLALLLSQLSAKPLLRMSAPIIAILAGYALSAALGIIQWPATDSEQWIVLPQALPFGLDFKWELLLPFAIIYIVSSIEAIGDLSATASLSGLKTHGSDFWKRVRGGILSDAITSAFASLLNVFPTATFSQNNGVIQLTGVGSRKVGFYVSGILILTALLPQTGYLFSIMPSPVLGGVTLVLFGMIATAGFRMIVGAGLDNSAMLILAISLGLAFSIPSQEDFVASLPEFLSAIFSSKVATGGLTAMIMTLALASTRKLRAAS, encoded by the coding sequence ATGCCAGCCCCTAAAGCCCTGCTCGCAGGATTCCAGCAGGTCATCGCCATGTTCGTGGGCTGCATCACGCCAGTGCTCATCTTCTGCTCGGTCGTGGACGTGAGCGACGCCGACCAGCGCTACATGATCAGCATGGCCCTTTTCGCTTCGGGAGTCGGCACCTTTCTGCAAGCCAAGCGCTTCGGCATGATAGGCTCGGGATTGCTTTCGGTAAACGGAACCAGTTTCGCCTACGTCGACCTCCTGCTCCGAGCTGGCAGCGAAGGCGGCGTCCCACTGGCTTGCGGCATGGCCCTCGCAGCGGTTCCCGTGCAGTTCGCCCTCGCCTTCTTCCTGCCAAAGCTTCGCTCGATCATCTCCCCGCTGGTTGCCGGTATCGTGGTTCTGATCATCGGCTTAGACCTTATCCCCGTGGCTGGCTACTACATCGCGGGCGATCTGGGGGAAGGCATCAGCTGGAGCGTCAACGCCTCTATCGCTTCGCTCGTGGTCCTGGCCCTGCTGCTTTCCCAACTCTCGGCCAAACCCTTGCTGCGCATGAGCGCCCCTATCATCGCCATCCTAGCAGGATACGCCCTGAGCGCGGCGCTCGGGATCATCCAATGGCCGGCCACGGACAGCGAACAATGGATCGTGCTCCCACAAGCGCTTCCCTTCGGACTGGATTTCAAATGGGAGCTTCTTTTGCCCTTCGCCATCATCTACATCGTCTCCTCCATCGAGGCGATCGGCGACCTGTCAGCGACCGCGAGCCTCTCCGGCCTAAAAACGCATGGCAGCGACTTCTGGAAGCGGGTGCGCGGCGGCATTCTTTCCGACGCCATCACCAGCGCCTTCGCATCGTTGTTAAACGTCTTCCCGACCGCCACCTTCTCCCAAAACAACGGGGTGATCCAGCTCACGGGGGTAGGCAGCCGAAAGGTCGGATTCTACGTCTCAGGAATCCTGATACTGACCGCCTTGCTTCCTCAAACCGGCTACCTTTTCAGCATCATGCCCAGTCCCGTGCTGGGCGGGGTCACACTGGTGCTCTTCGGCATGATCGCTACCGCCGGATTTCGCATGATCGTAGGAGCGGGCCTGGACAACTCCGCCATGCTCATTCTCGCCATCAGCCTCGGGCTCGCCTTCAGCATCCCCAGCCAGGAAGACTTCGTCGCCAGCCTGCCCGAGTTTCTCTCGGCCATCTTTTCATCCAAAGTGGCGACTGGTGGTCTGACCGCCATGATCATGACTCTGGCCCTCGCCTCGACACGAAAGCTGCGAGCCGCCTCGTAG
- a CDS encoding bile acid:sodium symporter family protein codes for MPVRIKNLLASQSFTLALVGAVVVAILLPDLGVKGGPLRAELTTKIAVFLTFLLQGLSLPTRQIAASAAKFKIHFYCQVANFVIAPLLMLGYLPLVGMFLIPDIHPGFLYLAALPTTISSAIVMTSSSGGDGSTALFSTTLSNILGIFITPTLCAFLLATGPSQGGSLGELIGKLSLLVLLPIVVGQLLRPFVREWVNRSKKLFKRLSNGFIVFIVYAAFCQSVKNGIWLQIGAPAVLATLVVTLVFLLLFSSVVWFGSKLITSRRPERIAAFFCGSQKTLATGVPMASVIFANQSGSMAAVSIGLIILPLMCYHPLQLILAGLLSPRFTKWAEEA; via the coding sequence ATGCCAGTTCGAATCAAGAATCTCCTCGCCAGCCAAAGCTTCACTCTCGCTCTGGTCGGCGCCGTTGTAGTTGCCATTCTCCTACCGGACCTCGGCGTAAAGGGAGGACCGCTTCGGGCCGAGCTCACCACCAAGATCGCCGTTTTCCTGACCTTCCTTCTGCAGGGCCTTTCGCTACCTACCCGTCAGATCGCCGCCAGCGCCGCCAAGTTCAAGATCCACTTCTATTGCCAGGTCGCGAACTTCGTGATCGCCCCCCTGCTCATGCTGGGCTATCTTCCCCTTGTAGGGATGTTTCTGATACCAGACATACATCCAGGCTTCCTCTACCTCGCCGCCCTGCCGACCACCATTTCGTCAGCCATCGTGATGACTTCCTCCAGCGGCGGGGACGGATCGACCGCGCTCTTCTCCACTACGCTCTCGAATATCCTGGGCATATTCATCACCCCTACGCTCTGCGCCTTCCTCCTTGCGACGGGTCCCAGTCAGGGAGGGTCGCTTGGCGAGCTCATCGGAAAACTCTCGCTGCTGGTCCTGCTGCCCATCGTAGTTGGCCAACTGCTACGTCCATTCGTTCGCGAATGGGTAAACCGCTCCAAGAAGCTCTTCAAGCGCCTTAGCAACGGCTTCATCGTATTCATCGTGTACGCGGCATTCTGCCAGAGCGTGAAAAACGGGATCTGGCTGCAAATCGGGGCTCCTGCGGTGCTCGCCACTCTCGTCGTCACCCTGGTCTTTCTGCTCCTCTTTTCGTCCGTGGTGTGGTTTGGCTCGAAACTGATCACGAGCCGCCGCCCCGAGCGAATCGCCGCCTTCTTTTGCGGTTCTCAAAAAACGCTGGCCACCGGCGTCCCGATGGCATCGGTCATTTTCGCCAATCAAAGCGGAAGCATGGCGGCGGTCTCCATCGGGTTGATCATTCTCCCACTGATGTGCTACCACCCGCTGCAGCTCATACTGGCAGGCCTGCTCTCGCCTCGTTTCACCAAGTGGGCTGAAGAAGCCTAA